Part of the Nitrosophilus alvini genome, ACCAGCCTGTTATAAATTTTACGCTTAACAGTGCCGGTGCAAAAATATTCGGTGACTTTACGGCAAAAAATGTGGGAAAACATCTGGCTATCGTTCTGGACAACAAAGTATATTCTGCTCCAGTGATCAGAGAGAGAATAGGGGGCGGGAGCGGTCAGATAAGCGGAGGGTTCAGTGTTCAGGAAGCTCATGATGTAGCAATTGCCCTTAGAAGCGGTGCGCTTCTTGCACCGGTGTTTATGCTTGAGAAAAGAAGTGTAGGACCTAGTCTCGGAGCAGACAGTATAAAAGCCAGTATGATAGCCCTGATAAGTGGTTTTGTGATAGTTGTTCTGTTTATGATAGTCTATTATGGAGCTGCGGGTGTTATAGCCGATATCGCTCTGATAGCAAACCTATTTCTCATTATCGGTATCATGGCGCTTTTCGGAGCTACTCTTACCCTGCCGGGAATGGCGGGTATTGTTCTTACCGTAGGTATGGCTGTTGATGCCAACGTTATTATAAACGAGCGTATCAGGGAGCTTCTCAGAGAGGGACTCAGTATCAGAAAAGCGATAGAGCAGGGATACAAAAATGCGATGAGTGCGATTCTGGATGCAAATATCACAACTCTTATAGCAGCAGTGGTTCTGTATGCATACGGTACAGGCCCGATAAAAGGGTTTGCGATAACTATAAGCATAGGTATTTTGGCTTCGATGTTAACTGCGATACTCGGAACCCACGGTATTTATGAAGCTATATTGCCGAAAATAGAAAGGTCTAAAAACCTCTCTCTGTGGTTCGGTATCAAAATCAGGAGAGACTGATGGAATTTTTCAAAACAACGAAAACCTTCGATTTTATGGGGAAAAGCAAGGTATTTATATCTCTGTCCCTTCTTCTTATAATAGGATCATATGTCCTTCTTTTTACAAAAGGACTAAATTTCGGGATAGATTTTGCCGGAGGTACTATAATTCAGGTCAAGTATGACAAAGCGGCACCTATAAAAGATATCAGGGAAGCTATAAAAAAGAGTGACCTTTTTAAAGGTGCTTCTATTACTAAATTTGGAAGTGAAGAAGAGGTCATCATAAGAGTTAAAACATCCACAAAAAAACTTGGAAGCGATATAGGCGATATAGCCAGAGAGATATTAAAAGATACGGGAAATTTCGAGATCAGAAGAGTAGATATCGTAGGTCCCAAAGTAGGCGGAGAGCTCAGGGAAAAAGGTATTATGGCTATGGTTATAGCTGTTATCGGTATTTTGATATATGTATCGATAAGATTTGAGTGGAGATTTGCACTGGCTGCGGTTTTTGCTCTAGTTCACGATGTCTCTATTGCACTTGGTGCTATAAGCCTTTTTCAGGTGCCGGTAAATCTGGATATTCTAGCGGCACTTCTGACTATTTTGGGATACTCCCTGA contains:
- the secD gene encoding protein translocase subunit SecD, coding for MKLLNYRLVIFIIALVGGIALSVPSIFNLKEGPKITLGLDLQGGLHMLLGVDTDAAIHSKIKSIASNIKYYAEAEDILIDDLKIEDKTVTFTLLDKDDQPKIDEMLSKIPGLEIKKEGLKYSVTLTPQEIESVKEYAINQAVDTIRNRLDQFGLAEPNVAKQGKEKILVELPGIKTPQEEQRVRSLIAKAAHLQLMAVDEERFARVYQMTPEEAAEYGDVILSDAKNPNVKYLLKEIPILDGSMIVDAKVAFDQNNQPVINFTLNSAGAKIFGDFTAKNVGKHLAIVLDNKVYSAPVIRERIGGGSGQISGGFSVQEAHDVAIALRSGALLAPVFMLEKRSVGPSLGADSIKASMIALISGFVIVVLFMIVYYGAAGVIADIALIANLFLIIGIMALFGATLTLPGMAGIVLTVGMAVDANVIINERIRELLREGLSIRKAIEQGYKNAMSAILDANITTLIAAVVLYAYGTGPIKGFAITISIGILASMLTAILGTHGIYEAILPKIERSKNLSLWFGIKIRRD
- the secF gene encoding protein translocase subunit SecF translates to MEFFKTTKTFDFMGKSKVFISLSLLLIIGSYVLLFTKGLNFGIDFAGGTIIQVKYDKAAPIKDIREAIKKSDLFKGASITKFGSEEEVIIRVKTSTKKLGSDIGDIAREILKDTGNFEIRRVDIVGPKVGGELREKGIMAMVIAVIGILIYVSIRFEWRFALAAVFALVHDVSIALGAISLFQVPVNLDILAALLTILGYSLNDTIIVFDRIREGITKTKEAVLSNVINDSITKTLSRTTLTSLTTFFVVMTLYLFGGEIIKGFSFTLLIGIVVGTYSSIFVASPLLMWLGFDLANYKKKLAEKLKRKQEKERMRAMYEQGVV